ccaaaaatgaagaaattcggaACATTGACCAAAAGCtagataattttgtaaatgcACGTGAAATACAACCGGTACCCAATAAAAGgaagaaaactaaaattactTCAGAAGAGCGATTGTCTAACATATTAGAAAATAGTATTGAATCAAGAGataaaatacaaagacaaaTACAAGAAAGTATGTCAAagcaagatgatgatgataaacttttTTGCATGTCATTGTATAAAGAGTTAAAGAAAGTTCCAGAAAATAAACGATTGGCTACTAAAATTGAATTGCTCCAGGTAATACAGAAAGGGCAGAAATTACCATCGCCTATTCATATCACGAGCCAGCAAAACACGCCTAATGCAGTATTTTGGCAAAACCAACAATATTCAAACCCACAAGGATATTTCACTGGATATTCTACAATAGTACCAGGAGAGTCTCCATCGCCTTTATCATGCAATAGCACTGACGATTCACAgtcttctatagtacaaaatatatattctgacgtataaaataaatatcttacctTAATGTGATCACGAGTTTTTCTTCTGGGGACACGCTTGACCTCATATGGGTATCATTAGATTCAATTTGTTTACTCATCATTTCTAATAATTCATCAAATGAATTTATCGACATTCTCAAATAATTGAAGAATTTTGGTTCAAAACTTCTTAATTTTGGATATAAAGTCTGAAACTGACCATGAGTAAACCGATCGCGTAATATTGGATGCACCCAATACTGccgtttcttctttctttcttttttacatCCGCGCCTGTCTGAACACTTGCGTTTAGAACCGCGCGATTTGCATCCGCGCGGAATCCGCCATGTCTGAACTAGCTCTTAATTGCAAAGAAAAATGAATATAGATAACTATGCAGATTAGTATTTTTGCAAACACTGTACGATATTTCACTGTAATTATAAATCACTCGTGCAAAAATTTTAGGATGTGAAtatctcaaaaaaatatttctgtacgGAATGCACAGAATTTATTCTGTGATGTGATGTAGTATTTAAAATACGGGAAATGACTTTGCTGACGcaggatttttcttttaaaagctGTCAATTCGAAAGTAGAATAAGGCTGGCAATACACTTCAGATTCTGTTATCGACTATCTGATCGTATTTAAAGATAAACATTACATTCTTGCGC
This portion of the Pararge aegeria chromosome 14, ilParAegt1.1, whole genome shotgun sequence genome encodes:
- the LOC120629406 gene encoding uncharacterized protein LOC120629406 — its product is MDRFDTELFIDEVEKRPALWNIQCAEYSNKTIKNGAWQELVEIFGENEDSLEKKVLFGVSLQKKWKNIRDAYNKEFKKGKSIPSGSGACKGSKYMYFDRLSFLQKTIENKETITNIDEAKNEEIRNIDQKLDNFVNAREIQPVPNKRKKTKITSEERLSNILENSIESRDKIQRQIQESMSKQDDDDKLFCMSLYKELKKVPENKRLATKIELLQVIQKGQKLPSPIHITSQQNTPNAVFWQNQQYSNPQGYFTGYSTIVPGESPSPLSCNSTDDSQSSIVQNIYSDV